DNA sequence from the Salvelinus alpinus chromosome 7, SLU_Salpinus.1, whole genome shotgun sequence genome:
caaatagggatatcttttgtataccacccctaccttgtcacaacacaacggattggcttaaatgcattaagaaggaaagaaattccacaaattaacaagttaattgaaatgcattccaggtgactatctcatgaagctggttgagagaataccaagagtgtgcaaagctgtcaaggcaaagggtggctactttgaagaatctcaaatataaaatatattttgatttgtttaacaccaggactgagtttgggaaactctgATAAAGAGTATACACATAGTGGGCACCATCATGGATGTGTAATAACAGTTGGGTCTCTTTGTGTCTCAGGTCTCTATCAGTGGGCACTAAGTCAGGCTACAGACTCTTCTCTGTCACCTCGGTGGACAAGATGGACTGCATCCATGAAGGAGGTGAGTGAGTTTCCTTATAGCCTGTGTGTACTGGTAGCTAGTAACTACAATTAAACACTGGCAGATGTTCACTAAACTGGTATCATAGGACAGGGACAAAACAAGCACCTAGTAAACTGTGGTCAGGTCAACCAGCGTGGTTGTACAGTAGTCTCTGTAACCAGAGAACAAGTTGTTCTAAGCTGACACAGTCCACCCTCTCCCACGTATGTAAACAATGGTAGTGAGTAATGTGTTACACCATAAGCCTGTTCCCAGTAATGCATTCTACAAGTATTTTATCAGTGTTTCATATCACGGTGAGAGGAAAGTGTCAGCGTATTAATGCTTTGGTTTGAGTGTCGAATCaaaaaatcaaatacaattttgtcacatgcgccaaatacaacaggcgtACCCTCAACTAtgcttaccgtgaaatgcttacttacatgcgcttaaccaacaatgcagttttaagaaaaataaaagtTCAGAAAATATTAAACTATGAAATGAATGTGATGGAATGTGCGCCTGCGTGAGTGTGTACGTGTTtgcgtgtctgtgcatgtgtgctcTATGCACatgtttacctgtgtgtgtgtgtgtgtgttctatgcaaAGTGTTTTTATATAAGCACATCAATGTGATTTAACCCTTCCCACCCACTTCCTTCCCTCCCTTTCCCAGCGGAGTGTCCAGACGTGTACATCGTGGAGCGGTTGTTCTCCAGCAGTCTGGTGGTGGTGGTCAGTCTCTCCATGCCCCGACGTATGAACGTCTACCACTTCAAGAGGGGAACAGAGATCTGCAACTATAGCTACTCCAACAACATCCTCTCAGTCAGGCTCAACAGACAGGTAATGGCCATCGGAGGCCCCATTCCAAACCCACTCCTCACCCCAATCCCTAGGTCAGATTGAGGCCCACCTGAGAGGGATTCCCATTCCAAACCTTATAGCTCTGCAGTAACGTTTCTCTCTCCGTCCCCTGTAGAGGCTGGTAGTGTGTCTGGAGGAGTCAGTCTACATCCACAACATCAAAGACATGAAGCTGCTCAAGACGCTGCTCAACATACCACACAACCCCTCAGGTACTGAATACAcacgtaggcacacacacacgatgcGTACCCTCAACTATGCTCCGTTTTTAAACACAGACACACCCTCCAAAACCCGTCAGGTCTCTGTGCCCTCTCTGTGAGCCATGGTAACTCCTACCTGGCGTACCCTGGCAGTCAGACCATCGGGGAGATCATGGTTTATGACGCCAACAACCTGGTAAGACCTGACATTCAAACTTCTTCTGCCACCGCTGCTATTCAAGTCAGTCTACACAGCACAACGCAGGGGGTATTCATGTTGATCTCAATCGCAGCTTGTGATTAGGTAGTATAGTGTTTGCAGTGGTAGTGGAAATGCCTTAATACTTTTGAGTACATGGAGTACAGTCATTgcatgtcacggctgttgaagtgGTTGCAGGTTAATGTCAATGACGTATGACCTGTGGGTTCCTCAGAGCACGGTGACGATGATCCCAGCCCATGACAGTCCCCTTGCAGCTCTCACATTCAACGCGTCAGGAACCAAACTGGCCAGCGCCTCCGAGAGGGTGAGCCTGactgttcctccctctgtctttctgtttatcTCTGCTTGTCTTtctactgtatctctctgtatatacactgagtataccaagcattaggaacaccttcctaatattgagttgcgttccacagggatgctggcccatgttgactcctatgcttcccacagttgtgtcaagttggctggatgtcctttgggtggtggaccattcttgatacacacaggaaactgttgagcatgaaaaatccagcaacgttgcagttcttgacacaaaccggtgtgcctggaacCTACttccataccctgttcaaaggcacttaaatcttttgtcttgccaattcatcctctgaatggcacacatacacaagccatgcctcaattgtctcaaggcttaaaaatcattctttaacctgtctcctccccttcatctacactgattgaagtggatttaacaagtggcatcaataagggatcctaaCGTTCAcctggtcatggaaagagcaggtgttcttaatgttttgtacactctgtgtcaCTCCCTTTCTCTGTGTACAATAGTTCTGTCtgaccatctcctcctcctcttccccaggGTACAGTGATCCGAGTGTTCACCATCCCAGAGGGACAAAGACTGTTTGAGTTCCGCAGAGGGATGAAGAGGTCAGTTTCTGGCAGACagactacagacacacacacacacaatactacagCTGATAGACACACAATACTACAGAATGTTTCCCACTACAAGGTTTTGTAGGAGTAGGTTTGGTCTCTTGAGGATGATGACTTTTACCATGCGTGTTTGTCTCAGGTACGTGAGTATCAGCTCGTTGTCCTTTAGTTCAGACGCCCAGTTCCTCTGTGCCTCCAGCAACACCGAAACGGTCCATATCTTCAAACTGGAACATCACAGCCCCAGGTACACACTGTTTACTTTCTTTTGATTTTGTTGTGTTGATTGTGTTACAACTTGGCCCTTTCTGGTCCTCAGTGGCTAGTTGTCAGGAGTGGAAGATGCTTTGTGTTACAGTTGTCTTTGTAGTCAGTTGGGAAGAGGAGTGTGATTGACTTGTTGAGTGTGACTATGTCTCTTCTATCTGTCTGTAGTCGAGAGGGGGAATGTCCTACGTGGGGTGCATACGTGGGAAAGATGTTCACAGCAGCCAGCACCTACCTTCCCTCCCAGGTCTCTGACATAATGCACCAGGACCGGGCCTTCGCCACTGTACGACTTAACATGTTCGGACTCAAGAACATCTGCGCCTTGGCCACgtaagtttgtgtgtgtttgtcggggggatggtgtgtgtctgtgtgcgttacGATGTTTGGTAACTCTTTATTTGACAGTCCTATTTGTTATGATTTTCAGGGTTCAGAAGCTGCCTCGTCTGCTGGTGGCGTCATCAGATGGacatatctacatctataacatcGACACACAGGAGCgaggagagtgtgtgttggtCAGGAAACATAGGTGAATAAGTGTGTGAGCCTcaaggttggggtcaattccatttaaattccagtaaTTTAAGGAAGTACACTGAAAGTCCCATTTCATTTCTCTTCACTGCTTTTCAATCAgaaatttggtttactttctgaattgactggaatttaaatagaATATACcccaaccctggtgtgtgtggaaGCATGTTTGTATATGCGCTTCTGTGCGTGTGTATTTGCTCTCAGGCTCTTTTTGTGTTTTCTCCAGACTATTTGAAGGAGATAAGGAGCCACAGGAAGAacaacaggaagaggaggagcttGAGGATAGAAGGTCCCTCCCACCGTCAAACAGCCCATCATACGCTGCCACTGTGGCTCTCCCCTCGACCCCACCCTCTTCTACCACTCTCACAGGTATTATGTGGATGTTTggttgtgtgtatggtgtgtgtctgtcttaccTTGTGTAATTTAGTCTGGTGATGTGACCTTTTGTCATCTTTCCATCTTCTTCTTCTCCGTCCCTCAATCCTCCTCCCAGGCTACTCAGATGGAGGGGCTAAGAAAGGTGATGTGATCCCTCAACATGAGTTTACCAAGGGACCCGTCTATCTGGATGACGAGAACGAGTTTCCTCCAGTCAGCAACCAGAGCAACTGACCCGACTTTTCCCGGGAACCAATCAACTGGAGCCATTCAAGCTAGAAGAAGGGATATCATTATtcagagaaccccccccccccccaggtcccACCCCCATGTCCCCAATGAGCCAATCAGATGGGAGAAATGTAGAAGCCACAATGGTGATTGGTTACTGTCATGCGCCACTCAGAAGTAGAGTATGGATAGACAGTAGACCTGTCTCTGTACATTGTCGTATACCTGGCCCTGAAGGTCAATatgaataaaaacatttaattcCCTAACTATCAGAAGGAAAGGAGGTCTGGGCTCTGAAGTTGTAGCCTACCTCTAGTCTAATATTAACCAATATTAACATGGTTAAAAAGGGACTTTAATATTTAATTGCATTCATATAGAGCTATTGAGAAGTGTTCAAAGTGCTTAACATTGTCAAAAGGGGAAGAGGCAAAACCATTCAATTGTACTTTTATCACCTCTTAGTATCGTTTAGTGATATATAACACTGACTGGAAAGTCCGCGTCCTATTCTGCTGCTTGATGCAGATTGGCTAGAACCCAGTGTATGGTGGCAGAGAGGGGCACAGAGACTGAGGCTTATCACTGTTCTCTAGCTGTGGCACGCCCTGAGCGagaagagggggggaagagaaagaaagagggggggcTTTATCATATGTCTGAAGCGATAGTTTTCTAACAGCTCTAGGAAAAAAGGTGGAAAGAAAAGTCAAATActgaaatgtgaaaaactgaataGAGAACTGTATTATAGGATCGTACAGGTCCTTTTATTTCATTGATTTCATTATTAACACCATTGACTACATAATATTGAATATCGTAACATTTCAGATATGACAGatgtttttactttgtaaaaAAATTATGTTGACTTGTACTAAATACTCTTTTGGAATATGAAATTAGTATTATTCATCAATACATTAGGTCTTAAGTGGTTTTGGTGgaaagtgatttttttttattgtttgtgtatatatacatttatACATATAGTATGTAAATAGCACACCTATTGTTATGATCCTGTGACTGACTTGCCAAAGGGTGGAGCTTTAAGAACACTCATGTTCTTTGGATGTTTTGATTTTGCGTTAAAGTGAAGTTATTCGTGGGACAAAACTAAACTGGTCTTAGATCAGTGTATTGGCAACTGCATTCTACTTATTGCATGGTCATATACTCCCCACCAGAGAGTGCTAGAGCAACCCAGAAGCCTCCGTTATATAACTGTACAAAAAGCCTGTGTACAGGAAAACACTTAATATTGGTAATAATACGGTGAATTGTCCTTGCTACGCAACAGCAGCTGTCTTCCCATGTTTCccctcagagcagcagtgagCAATGTGTCTCAGCCAATCCCCAGTACTGACCTCCAGGAGAATGACCCACAGTACGGCCTCCTCACAACAGGCTTGATACTATTTGCTTTTCTTCTTCACTCTGGCGGATGTTTCTGGTTGTTCTCTGGGGTTGTTTACATGAACCCAGATGTAGGCTACAGGTCTGTGATTTCTACATTCCCATTGGCACGCACATACCTCCAAGAGCAAACAATTATTGGACAAAAActaaagcgtgtgtgtgtgtctgcgtatcAGTCGGTCTTTCTGTGAATGTCAAACTGTGTAacactgaatgtgtgtgtgtcctcagcccAGGGTGTGGCAGCGGCAAGCTGTGTGCCGGGGGTCACAGCAGGGGGCTGCTGATTGGTCTGTGGCGTAGTCGGCCGTGGACACTGATTGGTCAGTGGCAATGTCATAGAGCAgtgcctccctccacctcctcacccTCTCATCCACCTCCTTGTACTCCTCCGTGGTGGGGTCCAGGGGTGTCTCCTCGCCCTTGTCCCCAGACAGGTCAAATATCATAGGGGGGTCGTGGAGCTCCTGCCTCCCTGTAGACCCCCCACACGCCTCAGCCGCACCTGTAGGGGCAACATGTACTACAGTAAACTAAACTATCAATACTACTATTTCACTAAACTATCAATACTACAGTAGACCAATCAAAtctcagtcagtcactcactacACCTGACCAAGCATACCAATGAAGTTTATCCAGATCCCTTTTAGCCGTTACTTTAGGGGCTGTATTACCCGTGATGTAGAAGGCCTTGTGGCGCCCCAGTCTGACGGTCTGCAGGTCCCCATATTTCCCTGCCGCGCCACTGTTGGGGTGGAAGAGGAACTGCAGGTAGGGAGAGGAAGACAAATGAGAGAGACTCGTTCCAGAAATCCATCCGATCATATTCCTGTTTCAGAGTAGTTCTACGACACTACATTTGTGTTACGACTAGCTCTGATAGCTCAGTGGGTCATACCTCATTTCCTGTTTCTTTGCCGTGTAGGAGGACGTCTGTGGCGTCGATACCGTCATAGCGTCTGTCTGATGGGGGGTTCACTCCAGctagggagaggagggtggggaagATATCCAGACCACTTGGAGAATGGAGAGGGGAGATCAGGAGAAAGAGGGGTCAAGTTTGCACGAATAACGCAAAAGTGTAACATTCAttcacctgtgttttgtatcTGAGCTGGGAGTAGCTTCAGATATATCTGTACTGTAATGATGACCAAACCTGAGCAGGGCAGAGCTGGTGCTGTTGGCTGGTACTCTGCCAGGCCAGTAGGACACTGTGGGCACCCTGTGCCCCCCCTCCCAAGTGGTCCGCTTGGCAGAGCCCCCACCTGACAGACAGGTAACAGACCAATACATGGACCATTGACGTCAATATCCATAAGGTTCATAATTTAGTTCAGTGAATTGATGCACTAGAATGCAAGTGCTGACCCAGGAAGTACTTACCTCTGCTGGTCTGCCACTTCCCCAGGAAAGGACCCACACTTCCTGCATACTGGCACTTTTGCTCCCAGGGGCCATTATCACCTGGAGAAAAACACATAAAAAAATACAGTGATGTTCAATGATCCAAATGGAAACATGATCGCTGGTAGTCAGTGATCACTCACCAGTGAACCAGATGAGAGTGTTCTCCTTGTCTGAGGCATCAGAGGCATTCTTTATTGCCCCCACCAGACCGTCCATCTCCCGCAGACTGGCAGCGTACACACCGCCTTCTGAGGGGTGGGGGGCGTAGGAAGGGGGGGACAGGGGGACGTGCATGTGTGCCAGAGCTACATAGAGCAGAAAAGGTTGTCCCCGTTCCCTATGAAGAAACATGAAATCATGATATTGATAACATAAAAGATCCCACATTTAAACGTTTGAGCACTGAGAAGAAAGGTATATTTGAGCTACGAGTATGGTAGGCTACTGTATATGCCTATAGATAGCCACTTGACTTGCTAGAGAAAGGGCAAGCTCTTCTCTTTGGCAGAGTGAGAGTGTATTAAGCCGTCACGAGACCTGATACTGTAAGCGATGGGCATTTCAAACAGGTGTGATGTAAAACGAGAGAGTCAGACTTACAGAATATTGTTCAGCCCAAATAACCCCTTCTTAACACACGTTTCTTACTGTTTAGGCAGCTGTGCTCTGACATGAGAGAATGGAACACCATCTTTGCTTTCGGAATCAGAATGTTGGCACAGACAGATTGTGAAATTGGTTTCTGAAAATAAACAGCACGTGTACTGACAAAAACATGTTGCCATTTCTGTTCTAAGAATCTGGGCTACATTCGTTCAGAACTATGTTCCCTTTGCACTAACCTGTAAACATATCACGCCATGACCAACATACAACTGTCTCACTGAGTATATAGGCTATATCAACGGCAGCAACCCAAGTTACAGTACCTCATATGAGGGTTTTGTTCTATTAAATAGCTGTATGTTTTTTCCTGACACATATGTTTTTATGGGCATATTTTACCTGGCTGTGTGTATGACATTGAGTGCAGTGGATGTGTATCGCTGTGTTAGCCTCCACAGGTCCAGAGGCTGCTCTACAATGGTCCTGTTCTCAAACAGAGGCAGAGCCACTTTGGTGTAACAGCTGCTGTAACCACTCCTCTTCAATCTGGTTAAGTAGACAACACAAATATTCAGTATTAGGAGAATGCAGAGTTctgactagggctgttacggtgaccgtattaccgccacaccagcggtcaagagtcatgaaggcagtccaattccacgtgaccgtttagtggAACATTCCCGCtaatagcctactgccatgtgctcattgctgcgcttataatgtgaagaaatagccgtatagtttatcaacattttaagctaaatgttctgatctgttgcatcagcctcattggttaattttttttaatgctagtggttgtattcatttgggatctatcacatcccacaactgtGTTGTGAAtaagactatgtttggaatatttatttctcacacagaatagaatagtTAAACtcttgtactatgggggatagtagattgacataggctcgtgcttttgctgttcgttaggcctactcatcttgttggctgacaaaaatTAAATGTGTACAGTtgttccaatatcttcaatatgcacctcagaATTGGATAAGTACGCGCGCAGTTGAGTCCCCGATGTGtccgtcttcacttgtagcctgtgagaaagacccgatcacgtgacgagccatgtgagtgagaggtgattCGGCGCAAGCAGCACATAGGGAGAAGGGAATtaaaattattatattcagcccaagggcacaatggccactGGCCACAGATTGCATggattttttagggggcattagagtcacacaaaggggatggcgccgggaaattcgaggcattatcaaatGCTTgtaaaattgtgaatgagagactgatgaagtgtgtacagcctgtgcaaaaaactaagcagagctcatgcctttcatgctaCTTTTTTCCAaacatcattagagtcgcatcatgcaacCTTAGAATGTATAAACATCAttcagccttagaatgtataaacatatagcccaatgtttgtatcccaactaaagttacattaataactctagattaagcatataggagtagcTGTTTCTTTATTAACCGCTCAACAtagaatagccgcatgtgtgcACTCCCTTAAATTGTTTGTAGAAAATATCCTTCCAATTttattcagcttttcatttgtattcTTCATGCTATAAAATagtgccatggaattctaagcaaatattgtctgaaatagactacattttcttcatataatGTTCCTTTTTtatctttctttttttaaatgtaacctttatttaactaggcaagtcagttaagaacaaattcttatttacaatgacggcctacaccggccaaacccggacgacactgggccaattgtgcgctgccctatgggactcccattcacggccggttgtgatacagccttagacctgtctaaaataaataatcaaatcaaattttattagtcacatgcgccgaatacaacaggtgaaatgcatacttacgagcccttaaccaacaacgcagttttaaaAAAAACGgacaagaataagaaataaaagtaacaagtaattaaagagcaacagtaaaataacaatagtgagactatatacaggggggtaccggtacagagtcaatgtgtgggggcaccggttagttgaggtaatatgtacatgtaggtagagttattaaagtgactatgcatagatgtttacaacagagagtagcagcggtgtaaaagagggggagggggcgcaatgcaaatagtctggctaGCCacttgattaggtgttcaggagtcttatggcttgggggcagaaaatgtttagaagcctcttggacatagacttggcgctccggtaccacttgtcgtgcggtagcagagagaacagtctatgacatgggtggctggagtctttgaaaattttaaggccttcctctgacaccgcctggtatagaggtcctggatggcaggaagcttggccccagtgatgtactgggctgttcgcactaccctctgtagtgccttgcggtcggaggccgagcagtttgaCACATCTTTGacacatcttttcagtctcctgagggggaataggtttgtcaagccctcttcacgactgtcttggtgtgcttggtccATGTtactttgttggtgatgtggacaccaaggaacttgaagctctcaacctgctccactgcagcactgtcgatgagaatggggtcatgctcggtcctctttttcctgtagtccacaatcatctcctttgtcttgatcacgttgagggagaggttgttgtcctggcaccacacggccaggtctctgacctcctccctatagtctgcctcgtcgttgtcggtgatcaggcctaccactgttgtgtcttcggcaaacttaatgatggtgtt
Encoded proteins:
- the LOC139580688 gene encoding WD repeat domain phosphoinositide-interacting protein 1-like; amino-acid sequence: MEDRETFDGPGGPQDMISSSFNQDTTSLSVGTKSGYRLFSVTSVDKMDCIHEGAECPDVYIVERLFSSSLVVVVSLSMPRRMNVYHFKRGTEICNYSYSNNILSVRLNRQRLVVCLEESVYIHNIKDMKLLKTLLNIPHNPSGLCALSVSHGNSYLAYPGSQTIGEIMVYDANNLSTVTMIPAHDSPLAALTFNASGTKLASASERGTVIRVFTIPEGQRLFEFRRGMKRYVSISSLSFSSDAQFLCASSNTETVHIFKLEHHSPSREGECPTWGAYVGKMFTAASTYLPSQVSDIMHQDRAFATVRLNMFGLKNICALATVQKLPRLLVASSDGHIYIYNIDTQERGECVLVRKHRLFEGDKEPQEEQQEEEELEDRRSLPPSNSPSYAATVALPSTPPSSTTLTGYSDGGAKKGDVIPQHEFTKGPVYLDDENEFPPVSNQSN
- the LOC139580687 gene encoding arylsulfatase G-like isoform X1 — encoded protein: MAGSVFLLLLAGTLLCGLLFHTVSQNEAGDRTRTRRPNFIIILADDIGWGDLGANQQAGQRSSQTPHLDLMAQQGMRLTDFHSPASTCSPSRAALLTGRHGLRNGVTHNFAVGSVGGLPLSETTLAEILHQGGYYTAMIGKWHLGHNGPYSPTKRGFDYYLGIPYSNDMGCTDLPGYDLPSCPPCYPGPQILHNRLKRSGYSSCYTKVALPLFENRTIVEQPLDLWRLTQRYTSTALNVIHTARERGQPFLLYVALAHMHVPLSPPSYAPHPSEGGVYAASLREMDGLVGAIKNASDASDKENTLIWFTGDNGPWEQKCQYAGSVGPFLGKWQTSRGGGSAKRTTWEGGHRVPTVSYWPGRVPANSTSSALLSGLDIFPTLLSLAGVNPPSDRRYDGIDATDVLLHGKETGNEFLFHPNSGAAGKYGDLQTVRLGRHKAFYITGAAEACGGSTGRQELHDPPMIFDLSGDKGEETPLDPTTEEYKEVDERVRRWREALLYDIATDQSVSTADYATDQSAAPCCDPRHTACRCHTLG
- the LOC139580687 gene encoding arylsulfatase G-like isoform X2 translates to MAGSVFLLLLAGTLLCGLLFHTVSQNEAGDRTRTRRPNFIIILADDIGWGDLGANQQAGQRSSQTPHLDLMAQQGMRLTDFHSPASTCSPSRAALLTGRHGLRNGVTHNFAVGSVGGLPLSETTLAEILHQGGYYTAMIGKWHLGHNGPYSPTKRGFDYYLGIPYSNDMGCTDLPGYDLPSCPPCYPGPQILHNRERGQPFLLYVALAHMHVPLSPPSYAPHPSEGGVYAASLREMDGLVGAIKNASDASDKENTLIWFTGDNGPWEQKCQYAGSVGPFLGKWQTSRGGGSAKRTTWEGGHRVPTVSYWPGRVPANSTSSALLSGLDIFPTLLSLAGVNPPSDRRYDGIDATDVLLHGKETGNEFLFHPNSGAAGKYGDLQTVRLGRHKAFYITGAAEACGGSTGRQELHDPPMIFDLSGDKGEETPLDPTTEEYKEVDERVRRWREALLYDIATDQSVSTADYATDQSAAPCCDPRHTACRCHTLG